A genomic segment from Sulfolobales archaeon encodes:
- a CDS encoding THUMP domain-containing protein, producing the protein MECPKIIITAKAGKEDRVKEELEDLLYKLDPNILVKKTRYRDLLEIFSRVDADRLFREIRERPPYASLRAVKVDLCIDTEIKKIIDTCIELLKRVSEKGERKIRVECSKRGSYVESCKAIEIAVGTAIERSGIAKIDLKKPTDVIKIEIIDDLAYIGVMHPGSDKLHRIDRSLYERSQM; encoded by the coding sequence ATGGAATGCCCCAAGATCATTATAACTGCTAAGGCTGGTAAAGAGGATAGGGTTAAGGAAGAGTTAGAAGATCTACTATATAAGTTGGATCCTAATATCCTGGTTAAGAAAACCAGATATAGGGATCTCCTTGAGATCTTTTCTAGAGTAGATGCAGACAGGCTTTTCCGGGAGATCAGAGAAAGACCTCCATATGCATCCCTAAGAGCAGTTAAAGTAGACCTATGCATAGATACTGAGATCAAAAAGATCATAGACACCTGTATAGAGCTTCTTAAACGCGTCTCAGAGAAGGGAGAAAGGAAAATTAGAGTCGAATGTTCTAAGAGAGGAAGCTATGTAGAAAGCTGTAAAGCAATAGAGATCGCAGTAGGCACCGCTATAGAGAGATCGGGGATAGCAAAGATAGACCTTAAAAAACCAACTGATGTAATAAAGATCGAGATAATAGATGATCTTGCTTATATAGGGGTAATGCATCCGGGCTCAGATAAGCTCCACAGGATAGATAGATCATTATATGAAAGATCTCAGATGTGA
- a CDS encoding creatininase family protein, producing the protein MPRYMWRDLSWREFRDLCVRDDCVAVVPCGSIEQHGFHLPLGTDLSIAVSLSEKAVSEAWKAGYKVLLAEPISIGVSDMWSGNPGTLWVSIDSFISYVKDYISSIFKNNIKRVIVVNAHGGNSDPLKVALKSATSNFESSYRAYLINYWEFVGDIIDRVFTNPFFHADEVETSIASSLGVEIKLEGKDIPYESIRRPYSEEWHSLSLEKRPKIYFFYREGESLEIGAFGEPGKYSSEKGDIVVKAFVERFIKLLEEFRKGRL; encoded by the coding sequence ATGCCTAGATATATGTGGAGGGATCTTAGCTGGCGTGAGTTCAGAGATCTCTGTGTAAGGGATGATTGTGTTGCCGTTGTTCCATGTGGATCTATTGAGCAGCATGGCTTTCACCTCCCTCTAGGCACAGATCTTAGCATAGCTGTTTCTCTCTCAGAAAAGGCTGTTAGCGAGGCCTGGAAAGCTGGCTATAAGGTTTTATTAGCTGAGCCAATCTCTATAGGTGTTTCTGATATGTGGTCAGGGAATCCTGGGACGCTATGGGTTTCAATAGACTCTTTTATATCATATGTGAAAGACTATATATCCTCGATCTTTAAGAATAATATTAAGAGAGTCATAGTTGTTAATGCACATGGAGGAAACTCGGACCCGCTTAAAGTAGCGCTTAAATCTGCTACAAGCAATTTTGAATCAAGCTATAGAGCTTATCTAATCAACTACTGGGAGTTTGTTGGAGACATAATAGATAGGGTATTCACCAACCCCTTTTTCCATGCAGATGAGGTTGAGACCTCCATAGCTAGCTCCCTAGGTGTTGAGATCAAATTAGAGGGGAAGGATATACCATATGAATCTATTAGAAGACCATATAGTGAGGAATGGCATAGCCTATCCCTTGAAAAAAGACCTAAAATCTATTTCTTCTACAGAGAAGGTGAATCTCTAGAAATAGGCGCCTTTGGAGAGCCGGGAAAATATTCGTCGGAAAAAGGCGATATAGTTGTTAAAGCATTTGTAGAGAGATTCATCAAATTGCTAGAGGAATTCAGAAAAGGTAGACTATAA
- a CDS encoding PadR family transcriptional regulator, which translates to MLILYLLLRDGEMHGYELMKRIRIETKGSISPSPGNIYPSLHELASKGFVTVKSDETGRKIYSLTEKGREAILKKREFIENLLRSGPSEVIPILEDIHAIIAGIMSRWRCMEKARKEEFLLELRRLRSYIEAKDNVGC; encoded by the coding sequence TTGTTGATCCTATACCTTCTCCTAAGAGATGGGGAGATGCACGGCTATGAGCTAATGAAAAGAATAAGAATAGAGACAAAAGGCTCTATATCGCCAAGCCCTGGGAATATCTATCCCTCCCTCCACGAGCTAGCTTCTAAGGGCTTTGTAACTGTTAAAAGCGATGAGACAGGGAGAAAGATATATAGTTTAACTGAAAAGGGTAGGGAGGCTATATTGAAGAAGAGGGAATTCATCGAGAATCTCCTGAGGTCAGGGCCCTCAGAGGTTATACCTATTTTAGAGGATATACACGCTATTATAGCCGGTATTATGAGTAGGTGGAGGTGTATGGAGAAAGCTAGGAAAGAGGAGTTCCTATTAGAGCTGAGGAGGCTTAGAAGCTATATCGAGGCGAAAGATAATGTGGGTTGTTGA
- a CDS encoding ATP-binding cassette domain-containing protein translates to MWVVEVEDLHKIYPGGVKALNGISFRVSKGEIYSILGPNGAGKTTAMKIIATLLKPTSGRVSVMGIDVTSNPDAVRKIIGYVPQDLSADDELTGIENVMLQARLYGISKGEARRRAMELLEMVGLRDAANRVVRSYSGGMRRRLELAMGLVNDPELLILDEPTLGLDVQSRLALWDYIKRLKNERGLTILMTTHYMDEADKLSNRVAIIDRGRIVVEGSPEELKSRIGGDVIMVKISKPSQDIIEKIKAVEGVLNVDLVENIVRIKVESAEKTMARLLGVLSSIDTDVESISITRPTLDQVFVEYTGRMFRDEEPSDIRKQLIVWRRRR, encoded by the coding sequence ATGTGGGTTGTTGAGGTAGAGGATCTACATAAAATCTATCCAGGAGGTGTAAAGGCCCTTAATGGCATCTCTTTTAGAGTCTCTAAGGGGGAGATCTACTCTATACTAGGACCGAATGGTGCTGGAAAAACAACTGCAATGAAGATCATAGCCACACTGCTTAAACCAACATCTGGAAGGGTATCTGTGATGGGTATAGATGTAACATCAAACCCAGATGCTGTTAGAAAGATCATAGGATATGTTCCACAGGATCTCTCAGCAGATGACGAGCTAACAGGGATTGAAAACGTTATGCTCCAAGCAAGGCTATACGGGATATCCAAGGGAGAGGCTAGGAGGAGAGCAATGGAGCTCCTAGAGATGGTCGGCTTAAGGGATGCAGCCAATAGAGTCGTTCGGAGCTATAGTGGGGGTATGAGGAGGAGGCTAGAGCTTGCTATGGGCCTAGTTAATGATCCCGAGCTACTTATCCTAGATGAGCCAACGCTGGGGCTTGATGTTCAATCAAGGTTAGCACTATGGGACTATATTAAAAGGCTTAAAAATGAGAGGGGATTAACGATACTTATGACAACCCATTATATGGATGAGGCTGATAAGCTAAGCAATAGGGTAGCAATCATAGATCGTGGGAGGATAGTTGTAGAAGGATCTCCCGAGGAGCTTAAGTCAAGAATAGGAGGTGATGTTATAATGGTAAAAATCTCTAAGCCCTCACAAGATATCATAGAAAAGATAAAGGCTGTTGAAGGGGTTCTAAACGTAGATCTAGTTGAGAATATAGTGAGGATCAAAGTAGAATCTGCTGAGAAAACAATGGCAAGACTTCTAGGTGTACTAAGCAGCATTGATACAGACGTTGAGAGTATATCGATAACAAGGCCAACCCTAGATCAGGTGTTTGTAGAATATACTGGGAGAATGTTTAGGGATGAAGAGCCGAGTGATATTAGGAAACAGCTTATTGTGTGGAGGAGGAGAAGATGA
- a CDS encoding transposase, with product MIRAVMLRLLPDEVAEEGLRKLCDISSKLWNEINYARRRMFFETKRVDLKATYKEFYERYKKLIGSATTQQVLNKNDEAWRSFFSSLKAKREGRLPPFIKKVNPPGYRKRGGRRTLWSVLRNDQYKIDGEYIVIKGLGAIGSIRVRYSGKIHVSGKQCRAEIHYDHDDKKWYIYVSYEVEEKVIKGSSFRIPLKPLGDREAGIDIGINNLLAVYVDDGSALLVNGRPLKAISFYWRDKISEYQSMLNRYGLKTSKRLRRIYKRWRREVKSYIDWAVRNTIEWLYHSGVKRIYVGYPKYASQEPNKGSKINFEIVHIWSYGYLLRRLRDVAEEYGIEVEHVDEENTSRTCPICRTIENHERISRGLFKCYKHHRVFNADLVGAFNILAKKKSITPSPTLCGVGVTRLRPGARLNRAIARDVAQTSPL from the coding sequence TTGATCAGGGCGGTGATGCTGAGACTACTGCCAGATGAGGTGGCTGAGGAGGGGCTGAGGAAACTATGTGATATATCTTCAAAGCTTTGGAACGAGATCAACTATGCTAGGAGGAGGATGTTCTTCGAAACAAAAAGAGTAGATCTTAAGGCTACATATAAGGAGTTCTATGAGAGGTATAAGAAGTTAATCGGATCTGCTACTACACAGCAGGTTCTGAATAAGAATGATGAGGCCTGGAGGTCGTTCTTCTCGTCTCTGAAGGCTAAGAGGGAGGGTAGGCTACCACCATTCATAAAGAAAGTTAATCCACCTGGATATAGGAAGAGGGGTGGGAGGAGAACACTGTGGAGTGTTCTTAGAAATGATCAATATAAGATTGATGGTGAATATATCGTGATAAAGGGCTTAGGGGCTATAGGATCTATAAGGGTTAGATACTCAGGGAAGATACATGTTTCCGGGAAACAGTGTAGGGCTGAGATACATTATGACCATGATGATAAGAAATGGTATATATACGTATCATACGAGGTTGAGGAGAAGGTGATCAAGGGTAGTAGCTTTAGGATCCCTCTAAAGCCCCTCGGAGATAGAGAGGCTGGCATTGATATAGGCATCAATAATCTCTTGGCTGTATATGTTGATGATGGATCTGCTTTATTGGTTAATGGGAGGCCTTTGAAGGCTATTAGCTTCTACTGGAGGGATAAGATATCAGAGTACCAGAGTATGTTGAATAGATATGGGTTAAAAACATCTAAGAGGCTTAGGAGGATTTATAAGAGGTGGAGGAGGGAGGTAAAGAGCTATATTGATTGGGCTGTTAGGAATACGATAGAATGGCTATACCACAGCGGTGTTAAGAGGATATATGTTGGGTATCCGAAATACGCTTCTCAAGAACCTAATAAGGGTTCTAAGATTAACTTCGAGATTGTCCATATATGGAGCTATGGATATCTATTGAGAAGGCTTAGAGATGTTGCAGAGGAATATGGGATAGAGGTTGAACATGTAGATGAGGAAAACACATCGAGAACATGCCCAATATGCAGAACTATAGAGAATCATGAGAGAATATCGAGAGGACTGTTCAAATGCTACAAACATCACAGGGTATTCAACGCAGACCTCGTGGGGGCATTCAACATACTAGCTAAAAAGAAGTCCATAACCCCGAGCCCCACACTATGCGGGGTAGGGGTAACACGCCTAAGACCGGGCGCGAGGCTGAACCGAGCAATAGCTCGGGATGTAGCCCAAACCTCCCCGCTCTAG
- a CDS encoding phosphate uptake regulator PhoU, producing MSSEIEARRVQRFGRSTLMVSLPAEWVRDVGLKPGDTVTITVEEDKSLRIYPAFTKVEKERKITLKISKYTKSSLIDKCLEAAYSLGYDVITVEVVDGSLEEEQLKTLRGFVKELIGAEIIDHTPTRVIIQIFVDPTKHSISGIISRMTSLIKYMIQYLGHLMVERKLHFVDEILELRRELTRFYMLSMRQTFLGQIDRSYGRLLEVKSYMLPRYRSIARSLDLIGEAMANIALYLKSLKPEEFEEVSKRMVEIKELLDLFQVSLERSIESIEKANVIEAFNTLSLGEEFYNHVTRYIERTLKENAGKPYYQIIREIVEILRRSSLDMKVITSVGFDLAIERSGGVIDLSSGEAIKIV from the coding sequence GTGAGTAGTGAGATAGAGGCTAGAAGGGTTCAGAGGTTCGGTAGATCCACCTTAATGGTGTCGCTACCAGCTGAATGGGTTAGAGATGTTGGGTTAAAGCCTGGGGATACTGTAACGATTACTGTGGAGGAGGATAAATCCCTCAGAATATATCCTGCTTTTACAAAGGTAGAGAAAGAGAGAAAGATAACACTTAAGATCTCGAAATATACTAAAAGCTCGCTAATAGATAAATGCTTAGAAGCTGCATATAGCCTTGGATATGATGTTATAACTGTGGAGGTTGTAGATGGTTCTCTAGAAGAGGAGCAGCTTAAGACTCTTAGGGGCTTTGTGAAGGAGTTAATAGGCGCTGAGATCATAGACCATACGCCTACACGTGTTATCATACAGATCTTCGTGGATCCCACAAAGCACTCGATAAGCGGTATAATCTCTAGAATGACAAGCCTGATCAAATATATGATCCAATACCTGGGGCATTTAATGGTTGAGAGAAAGCTACACTTTGTAGATGAGATATTAGAGCTTAGAAGAGAGCTTACAAGGTTCTACATGTTATCTATGAGGCAAACATTCCTAGGGCAGATAGATAGAAGCTATGGCAGGTTATTAGAGGTGAAGAGCTATATGCTTCCGAGATATAGGAGCATAGCTAGATCTCTAGACCTTATAGGTGAGGCTATGGCTAACATAGCGCTATACCTAAAGAGTTTAAAGCCTGAGGAATTTGAAGAGGTTTCAAAGAGAATGGTGGAGATTAAAGAGCTTCTAGATCTCTTCCAAGTCTCTCTAGAGAGATCTATTGAGAGTATTGAGAAAGCCAATGTCATCGAGGCATTCAACACATTATCGCTTGGCGAGGAGTTCTACAACCATGTAACTAGATATATAGAGAGGACATTAAAGGAGAATGCTGGCAAACCTTATTATCAGATCATAAGGGAGATCGTTGAGATCCTCAGAAGATCCTCCCTAGATATGAAGGTAATAACATCCGTAGGCTTCGATCTAGCTATTGAGAGATCCGGCGGGGTTATAGATCTATCAAGCGGGGAAGCAATAAAGATCGTCTAG
- a CDS encoding replication factor C large subunit: protein MAATRASQYIPWIIKYRPKTLSEYVDQDEAKGKLIEWIKKFPNVENKAVLLYGPPGVGKTTLVECIARDLGYELLEMNASDFRRMQDIERVAISASDKGGLFGRKRLILLDEVDGINTRADIGGLEAVLRLIEVTRVPVIMTANDPWSPTLRPLRNSALAIELKKLSEGNVIKVLRRICSSEGLECDEEALKEIARRSEGDLRSAINDLESVARGNKKISLEIVRAILGYRDRERNPFETLGRIFSAKSARAARAAAASTQLDNDMLMQWINENIPAQMQDPEDLWRAYEALSRADMYMGRIIKTGNWDLLSYAMDMMSAGVAMAKKSQERRWVSYRFPEKIRHMARSKESREVRDMLAQLIASHDHISTATAKKDVIPYLMIIFRNNPAEAAKIALGMMMSNSIIEYLAGPRAKEVISYMKELEKKIHEKGAKELKPETPKKAEAKEKAIDKGLQPQKEEKPRKGAGLDRFIK from the coding sequence TTGGCAGCTACAAGAGCTAGCCAATATATTCCTTGGATCATTAAGTATAGACCTAAAACACTTTCAGAATATGTAGATCAGGATGAGGCTAAGGGCAAGCTGATTGAGTGGATCAAAAAGTTCCCAAATGTAGAGAATAAAGCTGTACTTCTCTACGGACCCCCGGGTGTGGGGAAAACAACGCTTGTAGAGTGTATAGCTAGGGATCTCGGTTATGAGCTTTTAGAGATGAATGCAAGTGATTTCAGAAGAATGCAGGATATAGAGAGGGTAGCTATATCAGCATCGGATAAGGGAGGTCTTTTCGGTAGAAAGAGGCTGATACTTCTAGATGAGGTAGATGGCATAAATACTAGAGCTGATATAGGAGGGTTGGAAGCGGTGCTTAGACTTATAGAGGTAACCAGGGTTCCGGTGATAATGACTGCTAACGATCCGTGGTCCCCTACTCTAAGGCCTCTGAGAAACTCGGCGTTAGCGATAGAGCTTAAAAAGCTATCCGAGGGCAATGTGATTAAGGTTCTGAGGAGGATCTGCTCCTCTGAGGGTCTTGAATGTGATGAAGAGGCTCTTAAAGAGATAGCTAGAAGATCTGAGGGGGATTTGAGATCAGCTATAAATGATCTCGAGAGTGTCGCTAGAGGGAATAAGAAGATCAGCCTTGAAATTGTGAGAGCTATACTTGGGTATAGGGATAGAGAGAGAAACCCCTTCGAAACCTTGGGCAGGATCTTCAGTGCTAAAAGCGCAAGAGCAGCTAGAGCTGCGGCTGCAAGCACACAGCTAGATAACGATATGCTGATGCAATGGATAAACGAGAATATTCCTGCGCAGATGCAGGATCCAGAGGATCTTTGGAGAGCATATGAAGCCCTATCGAGAGCCGATATGTATATGGGGAGGATAATCAAGACCGGGAATTGGGATCTGCTCTCCTATGCAATGGATATGATGAGCGCTGGCGTAGCTATGGCTAAGAAGAGTCAGGAGAGGAGATGGGTTAGCTATAGATTCCCCGAGAAGATAAGGCATATGGCTAGAAGTAAAGAAAGTAGGGAGGTGAGGGATATGCTAGCCCAGCTAATAGCTTCGCACGACCATATATCCACAGCAACTGCTAAGAAGGATGTAATACCATATCTAATGATTATCTTCCGAAATAATCCAGCAGAGGCTGCAAAAATAGCTCTTGGTATGATGATGAGCAACTCAATCATAGAATACCTAGCCGGCCCAAGGGCTAAGGAGGTTATATCATATATGAAGGAGCTGGAGAAAAAGATCCATGAAAAAGGGGCTAAAGAGCTAAAGCCCGAGACACCGAAAAAAGCAGAGGCGAAGGAGAAAGCTATCGATAAAGGCCTGCAACCCCAAAAAGAGGAGAAACCTAGAAAGGGGGCTGGGCTAGATAGGTTTATCAAATAA
- a CDS encoding replication factor C small subunit, with translation MSEELAQLLWTEKYRPRTLDDVVNQSDIVARLKVFVKEKNMPHLLFTGPPGVGKTTVALALVHDLYGEDYRRYVLEMNASDERGIDVIRTKVKEFARSVVVGDVPFKVVILDEADNMTADAQQALRRLMEMYVSTTRFILMANYSSKIIEPIQSRCAVFRFSPLSREDVVGRLKMISEKEGVKYDPEALDAIYDITEGDMRRAINILQAAAALGKVTVSSVYKVVGLAHPKEIREMIQLALSGNFSEARERLRKIMIDYGLSGIDVIKQIHKEIFDPDIKIDEELRVYIADYAGEINYRLIEGADDEIQLNAFLARLVLLGKRLGSYKS, from the coding sequence ATGTCTGAGGAGTTAGCACAACTTCTATGGACAGAGAAATATAGGCCAAGAACCCTTGATGATGTTGTTAACCAGAGCGATATAGTTGCAAGGCTCAAAGTATTTGTGAAGGAGAAGAACATGCCACATCTACTCTTTACAGGTCCACCAGGTGTTGGAAAGACAACTGTTGCACTAGCCCTTGTCCATGATCTATATGGTGAGGATTATAGAAGATACGTGCTAGAGATGAATGCATCTGATGAGAGAGGTATAGATGTGATAAGAACTAAGGTGAAGGAATTCGCAAGATCGGTTGTTGTTGGTGATGTACCATTTAAAGTTGTGATCCTAGATGAGGCGGATAACATGACAGCAGATGCTCAGCAAGCCCTTAGAAGACTTATGGAGATGTATGTTTCAACCACAAGATTTATACTCATGGCTAACTATTCATCAAAAATTATAGAGCCTATACAGAGTAGATGTGCGGTCTTTAGATTCAGCCCCCTCTCTAGGGAGGATGTTGTTGGAAGACTAAAAATGATCTCTGAGAAGGAGGGGGTAAAATATGATCCCGAGGCTCTAGATGCTATATATGACATAACTGAGGGTGATATGAGGAGGGCTATAAATATACTCCAGGCTGCAGCAGCACTTGGAAAGGTAACCGTTTCCTCTGTATATAAGGTTGTTGGACTTGCACATCCTAAGGAGATAAGGGAGATGATCCAACTGGCGCTTAGCGGGAACTTCAGCGAGGCTAGGGAGAGGCTTAGAAAGATAATGATAGACTATGGTCTCTCAGGCATCGATGTGATCAAACAGATCCATAAGGAGATCTTCGACCCAGATATAAAGATTGATGAGGAGTTGAGAGTATATATAGCGGACTATGCTGGAGAAATCAATTATAGACTTATAGAGGGTGCTGATGATGAAATACAGCTTAACGCCTTCCTAGCCAGACTAGTCCTACTGGGGAAGAGGCTTGGCAGCTACAAGAGCTAG
- a CDS encoding RsmB/NOP family class I SAM-dependent RNA methyltransferase: MTREFITNVIKLRCIYGNASRKKLAKIFLSGLYNDAEKTRDLEPWCLYSVPEWLYREMKDLVGNEVNNMFKSMLERIWWLRLNTLKAPEERILRILEEEAVVERDRDLWYLYRVIDVKKPVRLLKAVKLGMAIPQDKASCMVVEALKPRQGDAILDMTAAPGVKTSLIAMLTEGKAKIVATDISKRRVIAMKNLLKKLGALDYIDIVIADSRSPPHNRSFDKILLDAPCSSSGSISKDPAIRLHLLKRGKIEYYSTIQRELLDKALDLAKEVVYATCSILPEEGEEVIESIRNRAKPIDPGINALKGYAKYSVGNSVARLFPHTHMSEGFFIAKLVPMKTI; the protein is encoded by the coding sequence TTGACTAGAGAATTTATTACTAATGTTATTAAGCTGAGATGCATATATGGAAATGCTTCTAGGAAAAAGCTTGCTAAGATCTTTTTATCAGGCCTTTACAATGATGCAGAGAAAACTAGAGATCTAGAGCCGTGGTGCCTGTATTCAGTTCCTGAGTGGCTTTATAGAGAGATGAAAGATCTTGTTGGGAATGAGGTTAATAATATGTTTAAATCTATGTTAGAAAGGATATGGTGGCTCAGGTTAAATACCCTTAAAGCTCCTGAAGAGAGGATCTTAAGGATCCTTGAGGAGGAGGCTGTTGTTGAACGGGATAGAGATCTTTGGTATCTATATAGAGTTATAGATGTTAAGAAACCTGTAAGACTATTGAAAGCGGTTAAACTCGGAATGGCAATACCTCAGGATAAGGCCTCATGCATGGTTGTTGAAGCCCTTAAGCCTAGGCAAGGAGATGCTATTCTTGATATGACAGCAGCTCCAGGTGTGAAAACATCGCTTATAGCTATGCTCACAGAAGGTAAAGCTAAAATCGTGGCCACAGATATCTCTAAGAGAAGAGTAATAGCTATGAAGAACCTTCTTAAGAAGCTCGGAGCTTTAGACTATATAGATATAGTTATAGCAGACTCTAGATCTCCCCCACATAATAGATCATTCGATAAGATACTTCTAGACGCTCCATGCTCATCCTCAGGATCAATATCAAAGGATCCAGCAATAAGGCTTCACCTATTAAAAAGAGGTAAGATAGAGTATTACTCTACAATTCAGCGTGAGCTTCTAGACAAGGCATTAGATCTAGCTAAGGAGGTTGTGTACGCAACATGCTCTATACTTCCAGAAGAGGGGGAAGAGGTGATAGAAAGTATTAGGAATAGGGCAAAACCTATAGATCCGGGGATAAACGCGTTGAAGGGATATGCTAAATATAGTGTTGGAAATTCTGTGGCAAGACTCTTCCCACATACCCATATGTCTGAAGGATTCTTTATAGCGAAGCTAGTACCTATGAAGACCATTTAG